In Nonlabens agnitus, the DNA window CTAGGTCCAGATGGTGGCGCACAAGGCGGTTATCTAGTAGCTTCTGGAACACCCGAAGAAGTGGCGAAAGTCAAGGAAAGTCACACAGCGCCATTTATCGCAGAAAAACTAAATTAGAAGTTCCTAAAAACCTTTTGATGAAAAAGCCTAGACTGCGTCGTAAAGCAACTCCTAAATCAAAACACAGTGTATTTCAGCCGCCTGGAACGATCTCTTATGTGGGTGAAGATAGACATGAAGAAGTAACTACAGAGACGATCTTTTATGACGCCAAGGAATATACAAAGCTAGAAGGTATCTATCTTGAAAAACTGGAAGATGATCAAGTCAACTGGTTCAATGTAGATGGTGTGCACGAGATCGACTTATTAGAAAAAGTAGGTAGTAAGTTTCACTTACACCATTTGCTGTTAGAAGATATTGCGAATACTACTCAGCGACCTAAAACGGAATTCTACGAAGAGTGCATCTATCAGTGTATCAAGATGATAAGCTACAATGTCGAAGAAAAGGACATAGATCAAGAACAGGTGAGCATTTTGCTAACTAAACATGCGGTGATTACATTCCAAGAGAAAACAGGTGATGTTTTTGAAAACATACGAGAGCGTATTGAGCAGAATCGCGGCCGCATTAGATACAGCAACAATGATTATTTATTCTATGCGCTTATCGATACGGTGATTGACCATTACTTTATCGCAGTAGAACAAATAGGAGAACATCTGGATGAGTTAGAAGATGAGATTTTTGACGATCCACAGCGCTCATCGCTAGAGCGAGTTCAAAAAAACAAACGCATGCTGCTCAAATTGAGACGTGCTATATTCCCTTTGAGGGAATCCATAAGCCGACTGTTGAAGGAAGATTCCAAATACATCGATCCGCAGATCAAGAACTATTTCCAGGATGCCTACGACCACTGCATCCAAATTATAGAAACCGTGGAATCCTATAGAGAGATAAATGGAGGTTTACGAGATATGTATCTATCTAGTGTGAGCCATAAAATGAATCAGATCATGCAGGTGCTAACCATTATGTCCTCCATTTTCATACCGCTTACCTTCATTGCTGGTATCTATGGGATGAACTTTGACAATATCCCAGAATTACACTGGGA includes these proteins:
- the corA gene encoding magnesium/cobalt transporter CorA; translated protein: MKKPRLRRKATPKSKHSVFQPPGTISYVGEDRHEEVTTETIFYDAKEYTKLEGIYLEKLEDDQVNWFNVDGVHEIDLLEKVGSKFHLHHLLLEDIANTTQRPKTEFYEECIYQCIKMISYNVEEKDIDQEQVSILLTKHAVITFQEKTGDVFENIRERIEQNRGRIRYSNNDYLFYALIDTVIDHYFIAVEQIGEHLDELEDEIFDDPQRSSLERVQKNKRMLLKLRRAIFPLRESISRLLKEDSKYIDPQIKNYFQDAYDHCIQIIETVESYREINGGLRDMYLSSVSHKMNQIMQVLTIMSSIFIPLTFIAGIYGMNFDNIPELHWEHGYRYFWILSGCMFVALLGFFKWKKWL